The following proteins are co-located in the Syngnathus scovelli strain Florida chromosome 5, RoL_Ssco_1.2, whole genome shotgun sequence genome:
- the pcm1 gene encoding pericentriolar material 1 protein isoform X6 gives MATGGAPLDDSADELHNWSVTNASLEDRLNNMDWSGTQQKKPNRSSEKNKKKLSASLVAESRLTNDISPNSTPWGVRRKTVHVKYTSQRSVPDQAELDKIHQRINFSDLDESIGSDSQGRVTAANNQRQLMAENKKPYNLVPLHVNTNKSKELLLPATSAPSTPAAAVVKVTSKQSPAARDDFSSGATPKETATRPLRGSADRSAAVATAARSDCEEGEVVSSLLVSKLMQIREYICKASSMRDDLAERNDVPANVERLSHLIEHLKEQEKSYLRFLQKMLARENEEEDGRTQDSAVGSGSLGESASLNVDVRSSDASNAPGDWADPSMRDLKEELENFRKQHELLKKMLEQQDQLRALQGRQEALLAMQHSAERALTVIEDAAVVTETTGSVSGLSITSELNDELNDLIQRFHNQLQDSQSKSVPDNRRQAESLSLSREVSWSRGPPAFGPPEHRPVLHSASGPHGGLDGGATAASAKLTKLQELQDKKETMDKILHELHSLRDQTLNNNYCGALSTRRSLSTGGSSDCSNAVAAAASFHPSLPQHADAANSTDKLRKLKEVHKRLNELRELVQYFQQTSDMMVDAVNENVKEDEEEEDEEGTEDGSMLEAMFDYEQDNRQPPANIRNSQRSGNWGDLNSVANRCGVSSSTGANNRDSRLNTEINNRSAGNLRSFNIPSAIECQYNRDTAYNWVKDEDGLNNEVAGAHPEGASGSRSGSSLASEAGFSQERHQQKAKQKLRQLQDLVAMVQVSDDTDATTANEEESLHQQQNNTRVSAGGPPPVAGPQQDPCGSDVDFYSKAREKVYKEKLRQQKQALKQLHKERQMLGEIQDKIQDLQLTCPDLQSSLSSQVSEPSLVWKIPAAASTPAVVQPSSSSAAAKSSPTVLNATAPEAAAASVPDNELLWSEMRRRQVAREDLRQRRKQLESLMAEHQRRLAGSPCGTEEQAGPSQLAESRDERTMATWGSTPCNLDQDEDGDFGSEHSSEEEDSSESCSIDDGRVFPSGGMIQPIYTKMKNQECNPKPSASFSCGTKQQQPAPPPRGSDQSASQPASARRQENLCWASELSATEGSSHWQEQIGQLRTQLDFSTNMCQTLLQDQQMLSYMLQSLMTGSYGALPNNPVSPQVHLLMHQLNQCYTQLAWQQTNVQRLKQVLNELLRQPQHQIRQQASPSAAGFGLFPLFPAPMSDFHQGAATHASPNQQKQHADPNTSIKTEYLSFPPPLQRSPLNATPDRRATGWNNNHVPNNAVPHQPPPTGERTPSFSSLLFSPPPPPPPQQWRHSPWTERESEASFSSLPDRADPTTVTKTFKSGRKASAQANLASRSKSRRRRGKGAHKNNGGLESDSLSSTADLDQERAASARHKDQHLLDKLTQEKLNSKKTPGNRPNDISSDASSDFSLFEALRETIYSEVATLISHNESRPHFLIELFHELQLLNTDYLRQRALYSLQDLVSRHLAEKSASQEMSPLGTASWATGGSQSELTPSESSTISDAEVVEKTLTKRDDMESVGNDSTLSSTNLDPFSKDDLGTPARPQWANKRNNVGFDRAGNTVIHLDKALARMRQYERIKQKADSDLSNVEASAAAAEATDEGASGDVHAPQIDTTKLNRQIKDIMSEVIPFLKDNMHEVWTLRLVTILRRKVLELTRQKDESKEFVRFFHRQLGGILQHSLSRFLGQTLKDCGEDLLVEVSDILFNELAFFRLMQDLDSGIAVSTESRPQTDQAEQTDSPNPESAALQVNPSASSDEDEDKDDSEQEVLPPPPPSPPLPDDTKNGNDEDDEADGQRMPLSISLSIAESQALNNYGSGEDENDDDDEREPEEFEAAPADVETSLQAAPADVETSLQAAPESPEPEVAFQHFVETISGCETKETKETDLKPANANECSELADFASTEEEPAEAVSHNCNEEDDAVGAAAAAGESIISSQVHTALKDSNATGTPDTESPVMINVDETVSGNSSQRTSDEDDFVRLDELPLQLPVTSQEELQRRIVDEQRNNDLRVEILADAEPVLVGNDDPPEGTRIF, from the exons ATGGCAACCGGAGGCGCTCCTTTGGATGACAGCGCGGACGAGCTGCACAACTGGAGCGTCACCAACGCTAGCTTGGAGGACCGACTCAACAACATG GACTGGAGTGGGACGCAGCAGAAGAAGCCAAACCGCTCatcagagaaaaataaaaaaaagctgtcAGCTTCCTTGGTGGCGGAAAGCCGCCTAACCAACGACATTTCGCCCAATTCCACCCCGTGGGGCGTCCGCCGCAAGACCGTGCACGTCAAATACACCAGCCAACGCTCCGTCCCGGACCAGGCGGAGCTGGACAAGATCCACCAGAGGATCAATTTCTCTGACTTGGATGAG AGCATCGGTAGCGACTCCCAGGGCCGCGTGACAGCCGCCAACAACCAGCGGCAGCTTATGGCGGAGAATAAGAAACCTTACAATTTGGTCCCGCTGCACGTCAACACCAACAAGAGCAAGGAGCTGCTCCTACCCGccacctctgctccttccactcccgccgccgccgtcgtcaAGGTAACCAGCAAGCAGAGTCCAGCAGCGAGGGATGACTTCAGCTCCGGGGCTACCCCCAAGGAAACGGCAACGAGGCCACTGCGTGGCAGCGCTGATAGATCGGCAGCGGTGGCGACGGCAGCACGCTCAGACTGCGAGGAAGGAGAAGTTGTCAGCAGCTTG CTGGTAAGCAAGCTGATGCAGATCCGCGAGTACATTTGTAAGGCCAGCTCCATGCGCGACGACCTGGCGGAGAGGAACGATGTGCCGGCCAACGTGGAGCGCCTCTCTCATCTCATCGAGCACCTCAAGGAGCAGGAGAAGTCCTACCTGCGCTTCCTGCAGAAAATGCTG GCTCGGGAGAACGAGGAGGAGGACGGTAGGACGCAGGATTCTGCTGTGGGCTCCGGCTCCTTGGGGGAGAGCGCCTCACTCAACGTCGACGTGAGGTCTTCAGACGCGTCGAACGCACCA GGCGACTGGGCCGACCCGTCCATGCGAGACCTGAAGGAAGAACTGGAGAACTTTCGCAAGCAGCACGAGCTGCTGAAGAAGATGCTGGAGCAGCAGGATCAGCTCAGGGCCCTGCAAGGCCGCCAGGAGGCTCTGCTGGCCATGCAGCACAGTGCCGAGCGGGCGCTCACAGTCATCGAGGATGCGGCAG TGGTTACAGAAACCACAGGCAGCGTGTCCGGGCTGAGCATCACATCGGAGCTCAATGACGAGCTCAACGATTTGATCCAGCGCTTCCACAACCAACTGCAAGACTCTCAG AGCAAGTCGGTGCCGGACAACCGACGTCAGGCAGAGAGCCTCTCCCTCTCCAGAGAAGTCAGCTGGTCCCGGGGCCCCCCGGCCTTTGGCCCCCCTGAGCACAGGCCTGTACTCCACTCGGCCTCCGGGCCCCACGGCGGCCTTGACGGCGGGGCGACGGCCGCCAGCGCCAAACTCACCAAGCTCCAGGAGCTCCAAGATAAAAAGGAAACCATGGACAAGATCTTACACGAACTGCACTCCCTCAGAGACCAGACGCTCAACAACAATTATT gtgGAGCGTTGTCAACGCGGCGCAGTTTGAGCACAGGCGGCTCGTCAGATTGCTCAAATGCAGTCGCGGCCGCCGCTTCCTTTCATCCCTCGCTCCCGCAACACGCAGACGCCGCCAACTCCACAGACAAACTCAG GAAGCTGAAAGAGGTCCACAAGCGCCTTAACGAGCTTCGGGAATTAGTGCAGTACTTTCAGCAGACGTCAGACATGATGGTGGACGCGGTTAACGAAAATGtcaaggaggacgaggaggaggaagacgaagagGGGACGGAGGACGGCTCcatgctggaggccatgtttgaCTATGAGCAAGACAATCGCCAGCCCCCCGCCAACATCAG GAACTCGCAGCGCAGTGGCAACTGGGGCGACTTGAACAGCGTCGCCAACCGCTGCGGCGTCTCAAGTAGCACCGGCGCAAACAATCGCGACAGTCGACTCAACACGGAGATCAACAACCGCTCGGCGGGCAACCTTCGCAGCTTTAATATCCCCTCAGCCATTG AGTGCCAGTACAACCGTGACACGGCCTACAATTGGGTGAAGGATGAGGACGGTCTCAATAACGAAGTCGCCGGCGCCCACCCCGAAGGAGCATCTGGCTCCAGGTCAGGCAGCAGCCTGGCCAGCGAGGCAGGCTTCTCCCAGGAGCGTCACCAGCAGAAAGCCAAGCAGAAGCTacgccagctccaggaccttgtCGCCATGGTCCAGGTG AGCGACGACACAGACGCCACCACGGCCAACGAGGAGGAAAGTTTGCACCAACAGCAGAATAACACGAGAGTGAGTGCGGGGGGGCCCCCGCCAGTTGCCGGACCCCAACAGGATCCCTGTGGATCGGACGTGGATTTCTACAGCAAGGCCAG GGAGAAGGTCTACAAAGAGAAGCTCCGTCAACAGAAGCAGGCGCTCAAGCAGCTCCACAAGGAGCGCCAGATGCTCGGCGAGATCCAGGACAAGATCCAGGACCTCCAGTTGACGTGTCCAGACTTGCAG TCATCACTGTCCAGCCAAGTGAGCGAGCCGAGTTTAGTTTGGAAGATCCCGGCCGCAGCTTCCACGCCGGCCGTCGTGcagccttcctcctcctcggcgGCGGCCAAAAGCAGCCCAACTGTGCTCAATGCCACCGCTCCCGAAGCTGCTGCCGCTTCAGTCCCCGACAATGAG CTGCTCTGGTCAGAGATGCGTCGCCGCCAGGTGGCGCGGGAGGACCTGCGGCAGCGGCGCAAGCAACTGGAGTCCCTGATGGCCGAGCATCAGAGGCGCCTCGCCGGCTCCCCCTGCGGGACCGAGGAGCAGGCGGGTCCCTCCCAGCTCGCCGAAAGCCGCGATGAAAG GACGATGGCCACCTGGGGCTCCACTCCCTGCAACCTGGACCAAGACGAGGACGGCGACTTTGGCTCCGAGCACAGCAGCGAGGAAGAGGACAGCTCCGAGAGCTGCTCTATCGACGACGGCCGTGTCTTCCCTAGCGGCGGCATGATCCAACCCATCTACACTAAAATGAAGAACCAAGAATG TAACCCGAAGCCTTCGGCATCCTTTTCCTGCGGGACCAAGCAGCAACAGCCAGCGCCGCCACCCAGAGGCTCCGACCAATCCGCGAGCCAGCCTGCGAGCGCCAGACGTCAGGAGAACCTCTGCTGGGCCTCCGAGCTCTCGGCGACCGAGGGCTCCTCCCACTGGCAGGAGCAGATCGGCCAGCTGCGGACGCAGCTGGACTTCAGCACCAACATGTGTCAGACGCTGCTGCAGGACCAGCAG ATGCTGTCGTACATGCTGCAGAGCTTGATGACGGGCTCGTACGGCGCGTTGCCCAACAACCCCGTGTCGCCGCAGGTCCACCTGCTCATGCACCAGCTCAACCAGTGCTACACACAGCTGGCCTGGCAGCAAACCAATGTGCAAAG ACTGAAGCAGGTGCTGAACGAGCTCCTGCGGCAGCCCCAACATCAAATACGACAGCAGGCTTCCCCGTCGGCTGCAG GATTCGGCCTGTTTCCTCTCTTCCCCGCCCCCATGAGCGACTTCCATCAAGGTGCCGCCACCCACGCGAGTCCCAACCAGCAGAAGCAGCACGCGGACCCCAACACCTCCATCAAAACAGAGTACCTGAGTTTCCCTCCTCCGCTCCAGCGCTCGCCTCTTAACGCGACTCCCGACAGACG AGCCACGGGCTGGAACAACAACCACGTCCCAAACAACGCCGTGCCACATCAGCCGCCTCCAACAGGAGAACGGACCCCTTccttctcttctctcttgttctccccgccgccaccgccgccgccgcagcagtGGCGCCACAGCCCTTGGACCGAGCGGGAGTCGGAGGCCAGTTTCAGCAGCTTGCCCGACCGCGCCGATCCCACCACCGTCACCAAGACCTTTAAAAGCGGACGCAAGGCCTCGGCCCAGGCCAATCTGGCCTCCCGCAGCAAAAGCCGGCGCAGGCGCGGCAAAGGAGCCCACAAGAACAATGGAG GTCTGGAGAGCGACAGCCTGAGCAGCACGGCCGACTTGGACCAAGAGAGGGCAGCGTCGGCTCGTCACAAGGACCAGCATCTGTTGGACAAACTCACGCAGGAGAAACTGAACAGCAAAAAGACGCCGGGCAACAGACCAAACGACATCTCCTCTG ACGCCAGCAGCGACTTCTCGTTGTTCGAGGCGCTGAGGGAGACCATCTACTCTGAGGTGGCCACGCTGATATCCCACAACGAGTCGCGGCCTCACTTCCTCATCGAGCTCTTTCACGAGCTGCAGTTGCTCAACACCGACTACCTGCGGCAGAGGGCGCTCTATTCCCTGCAG GATTTGGTGAGCAGGCACCTGGCAGAGAAAAGCGCCTCCCAGGAGATGTCCCCACTGGGTACGGCGTCTTGGGCCACCGGCGGCTCTCAGTCTGAGCTGACGCCCAGCGAGAGCTCCACCATCAGCGACGCG GAAGTGGTGGAGAAGACCTTGACGAAGCGAGACGACATGGAGTCGGTGGGGAATGACAGCACCTTGTCTTCGACCAACCTGGATCCGTTTTCCAAGGACGATCTGGgtacgcccgcccgcccgcaatGGGCGAACAAGCGAAACAATGTCGGGTTTGACCGCGCAGGCAACACGGTCATCCACTTGGACAAAGCTTTGGCCAGGATGCGCCAGTACGAGCGCATAAAGCAGAAAGCCGACTCGGACCTCTCCAACGTTGAAGCCTCTGCCGCTGCTGCCGAAGCCACGGACG AAGGTGCCTCCGGTGACGTGCACGCTCCTCAGATCGACACCACCAAGCTCAATCGTCAAATCAAGGACATCATGAGCGAGGTCATTCCCTTCCTTAAG GACAACATGCACGAGGTGTGGACGCTGCGGCTGGTGACGATTCTGCGCCGCAAGGTCCTGGAGCTCACGCGGCAGAAGGACGAGAGCAAGGAGTTTGTGCGCTTCTTCCACCGGCAGCTCGGCGGCATCCTGCAG catTCCCTCAGTCGCTTCCTGGGCCAAACCCTGAAGGACTGCGGCGAGGACCTCCTGGTTGAGGTCTCGGACATCCTCTTCAACGAACTGGCCTTTTTCCGACTCATGCAGGACTTGGACAGCGGCATTGCCGTCTCCACGGAAAGCAGGCCGCAGACGGACCAAGCTGAGCAAACTGATTCCCCGAATCCGGAAAGCGCAGCGCTCCAAGTTAACCCGTCAGCCTCTTCCGATGAAGACGAG GATAAAGATGACAGCGAGCAAGAGGTtctccctcctccccctccttctCCGCCTCTCCCTGATGATACGAAAAACGGCAATGACGAAGACGACGAGGCCGATGGTCAGAGGATGCCGCTATCCATCA GTCTTTCCATAGCCGAGAGCCAAGCCCTGAACAACTACGGCAGCGGCGAGGATGAgaacgacgatgacgacgagcGAGAGCCTGAGGAGTTTGAGGCCGCGCCCGCCGACGTGGAGACGTCCCTGCAGGCTGCGCCCGCCGACGTGGAAACATCCCTGCAGGCCGCGCCAGAGTCGCCTGAGCCAGAGGTGGCTTTCCAACATTTTGTTGAAACCATATCAGGCTGTGAAACCAAAGAAACTAAAGAAACTGACCTGAAACCAGCCAACGCCAACG AGTGCAGCGAGCTGGCAGATTTCGCTTCGACTGAAGAAGAACCCGCTGAGGCGGTAAGTCACAACTGCAATGAAGAAGACGACGCAGTTGGCGCCGCCGCTGCAGCCGGGGAAAGCATCATAAGCTCTCAAGTCCACACAGCCCTGAAAGACTCAAACGCCACCGGCACCCCCGACACCGAATCCCCCGTCATGATCAATGTCGAC GAAACCGTCTCCGGCAACAGCAGCCAGAGGACGTCGGACGAGGACGACTTTGTGCGGTTGGACGAGCTTCCTTTGCAGCTGCCCGTCACCAGCCAG GAGGAGCTGCAGAGGAGGATCGTGGACGAGCAGCGGAACAACGACCTACGCGTGGAAATCCTCGCCGATGCGGAACCGGTGCTGGTGGGGAATGATGACCCACCTGAAGGAACCAG AATCTTCTGA